In one Rhodothermaceae bacterium genomic region, the following are encoded:
- the rsfS gene encoding ribosome silencing factor — MVTEPPLVTSSTTPNKKRLSPIPVQILAREALTAIREKKASDVVIMDMHKASGIADYFILCSGTSDIQVKAIAEAVEKRLKSECHEVPWHIEGTEHRQWVLLDYVDLVVHIFTPERREFYDLERLWSDAPIEKVDEGTAVLLQS, encoded by the coding sequence ATGGTAACTGAGCCACCTTTGGTCACGTCTTCTACCACGCCGAACAAGAAGCGGTTAAGCCCTATACCCGTGCAGATTCTTGCCCGGGAAGCTCTGACAGCCATACGGGAGAAGAAGGCTTCTGATGTGGTCATTATGGATATGCATAAGGCCAGTGGTATCGCCGATTATTTTATCCTGTGCTCTGGCACATCGGACATCCAGGTTAAGGCCATTGCGGAGGCGGTTGAGAAACGACTCAAGAGTGAATGTCACGAGGTTCCGTGGCATATTGAAGGTACGGAGCACCGCCAGTGGGTATTACTTGATTATGTGGACCTAGTCGTTCACATATTTACGCCTGAGAGACGTGAATTCTATGACCTTGAGCGGCTATGGAGTGATGCGCCGATAGAAAAGGTTGATGAAGGGACCGCGGTTCTGCTTCAATCATGA